A single Bacteroidales bacterium DNA region contains:
- a CDS encoding ATP-binding cassette domain-containing protein, whose product MREIIIENASENNLKNVSLRIPHYQLIAVTGVSGSGKTSLVYDVLCTEGHRLFFENFTGGRLSSAKLTRPKASRIEGLFPVISVDQNNIVRSPRSTVGTLTELYDHLRLLFARLGKSTIQDLHPYRSLFSFNLPDGYCPACKGLGVQDHIDPDLLIADASKTIRGGAFILTTPNNYIVYSQVTMDVLDQVCRAEGFNVDIPWQYLTDEQKNVVLNGSSKIKVLFGKHPLESRLKWTGITAKPREEDYYKGILPVMEEILRRERNPNIMRFTRSHTCTQCNGKRLNEKALSVKLWDRDISAFSEMSIKQIHSFFSELKIETNESLIAEPVREAILKRTTLLMKLGAGHLSLNRESLSLSGGEAQRIRLANQAATGLRNVLYILDEPSAGLHPSEHHLLLEVMRTLVNNGNTVMVVDHDEQSMREADWIIDIGPGAGKAGGKILYNGSTEKFFNQQESESITRKYLIEKKDHDSEPIRTDKNTFFTIENANKNNLQDISPRFLINACNVITGVSGSGKTSLVNFLIENTIIQKTGGTEIFRKVIHIDSSPIGRTPKSNPATYTGLSDHVRDLLAALPESHQRGYKKGQFSFVVKGGRCESCGGAGVQQIGMHFLGNVEVVCDVCEGKRFTEETLEIKYKGLNIFNILELTVDEAHLFFEGHKKITAITGILSELGLGYLKLGQPSTTLSGGEAQRVKLATELSRSASGQTLYILDEPTTGLHMADVDILTQALKKLISKGHTLLCIEHDPSFILQSGWMVDLGPGSADEGGTIVAEGFVNDLIQHPGSITASELIKFLSRDASVKRTSNIPCSNDTIEAPIKLNGVETNNLKNIDASFPVDAITAVTGVSGSGKSSLVYGTLYAESQRRFLEGMSSYIKQFAAKAGTPVLQESHGLVPAISLQKKNPVNNPRSTIATYTGLYDLYRLMFSRLAKSTDKNTNPLSTAFSFNSEEGACPVCKGLGTLTVCDSDKLVTHPQKPLIAGALDGNKTGSFYGDPYGQYIAALLTVGKKYGIDFSVPYKELDGKAKEMAMNVCGEEIFDVEWNYKRGAHQGIHKLKTNWPGFLKLVETEYFRKHNDARGDAMLDLMKSMKCSNCNGFRLKPEMLKYFINTLHIGQVTAFTAEDALQFFNNDFTGTFENDLEKKAASSFLENIKSRLDALLKAGLGYISTDRIVGTLSGGEFQRLQLAGLVRAPFTGVAYILDEPSFGLHPKDTLHISKLIENLNQYGNSVIMVEHSPVLLEKSKYTIELGPGAGNEGGQIIYSGSTKGFSHQELKVSEHLKNKGNPGKGLSITKAHANNLQNIDVEIPSGIMTVITGVSGSGKTSLLDKVIFESYSSGKPFDCSTISGFENFSDLIYIEQPVHGKGRNATIGSMLGLSEIISKIFASTEESKKRNYKSLHFISGTRESRCITCEGTGFNQVSMDFFNDVISPCEHCVGIGFNEETLEIMIDKKTIYDVLQFPFNELSLFFDVHLQSKLKTQTKLILELIHKTGLEYLSCGRSLKTLSTGELQRLKLVSGLSSKTNNNTLILLDEPTGGLHPKDIDKLMNLFDELIEEGNTIVCVTHEPLLIASAAKTIELGPGGGTNGGRIIAQLSNYK is encoded by the coding sequence AAAAAATGTTTCGCTTCGCATACCCCATTATCAGCTTATTGCAGTAACAGGTGTTTCTGGTAGCGGCAAAACCAGCCTGGTATACGATGTATTATGCACTGAAGGACATCGCCTTTTTTTTGAGAATTTTACTGGCGGCCGATTGTCATCAGCAAAACTTACGCGCCCCAAAGCTTCACGGATTGAAGGGTTATTCCCGGTAATTTCAGTTGATCAAAATAATATTGTTCGCAGTCCACGCTCAACAGTTGGTACCCTTACCGAATTATACGACCATTTACGTTTGCTTTTTGCACGCCTTGGGAAATCAACTATTCAGGACTTACATCCTTATCGCAGTTTATTTTCCTTCAACCTTCCCGATGGATATTGCCCTGCATGTAAGGGTTTGGGCGTACAGGATCATATCGACCCCGACCTTCTTATTGCCGATGCTTCCAAAACCATTCGCGGTGGCGCTTTCATTTTAACAACACCAAATAATTATATTGTATACTCGCAGGTTACCATGGATGTGCTCGACCAGGTGTGCCGTGCAGAAGGTTTCAATGTAGACATTCCATGGCAGTACCTTACTGATGAACAAAAAAATGTGGTACTAAATGGTTCTTCAAAAATAAAAGTTTTGTTTGGCAAGCATCCTCTTGAATCGAGATTAAAATGGACAGGCATTACAGCAAAACCACGCGAAGAAGATTATTATAAAGGAATACTTCCGGTGATGGAAGAAATTCTGCGACGTGAACGCAACCCGAACATCATGCGCTTCACACGCTCCCACACCTGTACACAATGTAACGGAAAACGGCTGAATGAAAAAGCGCTGTCAGTGAAACTCTGGGATCGCGATATTTCTGCTTTTTCAGAAATGAGCATCAAACAAATACATTCGTTCTTCAGTGAATTGAAAATTGAAACCAACGAATCATTGATTGCAGAACCTGTTCGCGAGGCCATACTCAAACGAACTACGCTGCTGATGAAACTTGGAGCCGGTCATCTTTCACTGAACAGGGAATCTCTTTCTTTGAGCGGTGGAGAAGCTCAACGCATACGCCTTGCAAACCAGGCAGCCACAGGATTGCGTAATGTACTTTATATTCTTGATGAACCAAGTGCAGGATTACATCCTTCAGAACATCATCTGTTGCTTGAAGTAATGCGCACCCTGGTGAACAATGGAAATACAGTGATGGTCGTAGACCATGATGAACAAAGTATGCGTGAAGCAGATTGGATAATTGATATTGGTCCGGGTGCAGGAAAAGCCGGCGGCAAAATTCTTTATAATGGTTCTACAGAAAAATTTTTCAATCAACAGGAATCCGAAAGTATCACAAGAAAATATCTTATTGAAAAAAAAGATCATGATTCAGAGCCAATCAGGACGGATAAAAATACTTTTTTCACAATAGAAAATGCAAATAAAAATAATCTTCAGGATATTTCACCACGCTTTTTAATTAATGCATGCAATGTGATCACGGGCGTTTCGGGCAGCGGAAAAACAAGCCTGGTGAATTTTCTTATTGAAAATACCATTATACAAAAAACAGGAGGAACTGAAATTTTCCGTAAAGTGATTCATATTGATTCCTCCCCTATCGGTCGCACACCCAAAAGCAACCCGGCAACATACACAGGTTTATCCGATCATGTGCGCGACCTGCTTGCAGCATTACCTGAGTCGCATCAAAGAGGTTATAAGAAGGGACAATTCTCTTTTGTGGTAAAAGGCGGACGTTGCGAAAGCTGCGGTGGTGCAGGTGTTCAGCAAATAGGAATGCATTTTCTCGGAAACGTTGAAGTGGTTTGCGATGTGTGCGAAGGAAAACGTTTTACTGAAGAAACACTTGAAATAAAATATAAGGGACTTAACATTTTCAATATTCTTGAACTGACAGTTGATGAAGCTCACTTATTCTTTGAAGGACATAAAAAAATAACTGCAATAACAGGAATACTGTCAGAATTAGGATTAGGTTATCTCAAGCTAGGGCAGCCTTCTACAACTCTGTCGGGTGGCGAAGCGCAACGGGTTAAACTGGCAACTGAGCTTTCACGCTCAGCCAGCGGACAAACATTATATATCCTGGATGAACCAACAACAGGACTGCACATGGCTGATGTAGATATTCTTACACAAGCATTGAAAAAGCTTATCAGTAAAGGTCACACGCTGCTATGCATTGAACACGATCCTTCTTTCATTCTTCAGTCCGGCTGGATGGTTGATCTTGGTCCGGGAAGCGCTGATGAAGGAGGTACCATTGTAGCAGAAGGCTTTGTAAATGATTTGATACAACATCCTGGATCCATTACTGCTTCTGAGCTCATAAAATTTTTATCACGCGATGCTTCGGTAAAAAGAACTTCAAATATTCCATGCAGCAATGACACAATTGAAGCTCCAATTAAATTAAACGGAGTGGAAACAAATAATCTTAAAAATATTGATGCATCATTTCCTGTTGACGCAATTACAGCAGTAACGGGAGTTTCAGGCAGTGGCAAATCATCTTTGGTTTACGGAACACTTTATGCCGAAAGCCAACGAAGATTTCTTGAAGGAATGTCATCATATATCAAACAGTTCGCAGCAAAAGCAGGAACACCGGTATTACAGGAAAGTCATGGATTGGTACCTGCAATTTCTTTACAGAAAAAAAATCCGGTGAATAACCCGCGTTCAACCATCGCAACATATACCGGGCTTTATGATTTGTATCGTTTAATGTTCAGCAGGCTTGCAAAATCAACTGATAAAAATACGAATCCATTATCAACAGCATTCTCATTTAACAGCGAAGAAGGCGCATGCCCTGTATGCAAAGGTTTGGGAACCCTTACGGTCTGTGATTCGGACAAATTAGTTACACATCCCCAAAAACCACTGATAGCAGGAGCCCTGGATGGAAACAAAACCGGAAGTTTTTATGGCGATCCATACGGACAATATATCGCAGCTCTTTTGACCGTTGGTAAAAAATACGGAATTGATTTTTCTGTTCCCTACAAAGAACTTGATGGCAAAGCAAAAGAAATGGCCATGAATGTTTGTGGTGAAGAAATATTCGATGTGGAATGGAACTATAAACGCGGCGCGCATCAAGGCATTCATAAACTTAAAACAAACTGGCCCGGATTTCTAAAACTTGTAGAAACTGAATATTTTCGCAAACATAATGATGCTCGCGGTGATGCCATGCTTGATTTGATGAAAAGCATGAAATGCAGCAACTGTAATGGGTTCCGGCTAAAACCTGAAATGCTGAAATATTTTATTAACACATTGCATATTGGGCAGGTTACAGCATTTACCGCCGAAGATGCATTACAATTTTTTAATAATGATTTTACCGGAACATTCGAAAATGATTTAGAAAAAAAAGCAGCTTCATCTTTTCTTGAAAATATTAAAAGTCGTCTTGATGCCTTACTGAAAGCAGGATTAGGATATATTTCCACAGACAGGATTGTGGGAACGCTTTCAGGCGGCGAGTTTCAGCGCTTGCAACTTGCAGGACTTGTAAGAGCGCCATTTACCGGAGTTGCATATATTCTTGACGAACCTTCTTTCGGCTTACATCCTAAAGATACCCTACACATCAGCAAGCTCATCGAAAACCTGAACCAGTATGGAAACAGCGTGATCATGGTTGAACATTCACCTGTTCTTTTAGAAAAATCTAAATATACCATTGAACTGGGACCCGGTGCCGGTAACGAAGGCGGACAAATAATTTATTCGGGCAGTACAAAAGGTTTTTCACATCAAGAATTAAAGGTTTCTGAACATTTAAAAAATAAAGGAAATCCCGGAAAAGGTTTGAGCATAACAAAAGCACATGCTAATAACCTTCAGAATATTGACGTGGAAATTCCTTCGGGAATAATGACCGTGATAACAGGAGTGAGTGGCAGCGGGAAAACCAGCCTTCTTGATAAAGTTATTTTTGAAAGTTATTCTTCAGGGAAACCGTTTGATTGTTCAACTATTTCAGGATTTGAAAATTTTTCCGATCTTATTTATATCGAACAACCGGTGCATGGCAAAGGGCGCAATGCCACAATTGGCAGCATGCTTGGGCTATCGGAAATTATTTCCAAAATTTTTGCTTCAACAGAAGAAAGCAAAAAACGTAATTATAAATCTTTACATTTTATCAGCGGTACACGCGAAAGTCGTTGCATAACATGCGAAGGAACAGGGTTCAACCAGGTCAGCATGGATTTTTTCAATGATGTTATTTCTCCCTGCGAACATTGCGTAGGCATAGGTTTCAATGAGGAAACACTCGAAATAATGATTGACAAAAAAACCATTTACGATGTGTTGCAATTTCCTTTCAATGAATTATCACTATTTTTCGATGTCCATCTTCAGAGCAAATTAAAAACACAAACAAAATTAATTCTTGAGCTTATTCATAAAACAGGACTTGAATACCTGTCGTGTGGTCGCTCACTGAAAACATTATCTACCGGTGAATTACAGCGACTGAAGCTGGTTTCAGGACTTTCATCCAAAACAAACAACAACACACTTATCCTTTTGGATGAACCTACAGGCGGTTTGCATCCGAAAGATATTGATAAATTGATGAACCTTTTCGATGAACTTATTGAAGAAGGAAATACTATTGTCTGTGTTACTCATGAACCTCTGCTGATAGCCTCAGCAGCTAAAACAATTGAACTTGGTCCCGGCGGCGGAACAAATGGCGGACGTATTATTGCACAGCTTTCAAATTACAAATAA
- a CDS encoding DEAD/DEAH box helicase, which yields MSFQSLNIIEPILKSLQQEGYKTPTPIQKESIPVILQGTDLLGCAQTGTGKTAAFTIPILQLLFASKTFNKKRKIRSLIVTPTRELAIQINESIQAYGRFTGLTSTVVFGGVNQNPQTASLKQGVDILVATPGRLLDLMNQGFVSLHDIEIFVLDEADRMLDMGFINDVKRIIAALPRKRQTLFFSATMPAEIVKLSNSILNHPFRIDITPSAPTVDIIKQNVFFVDKGNKNALLLHLLKDSTIKTALVFTRTKHGADKVVKILDKNKIKAEAIHGNKSQGARQRALANFKEQTTRVLVATDIASRGIDVEDMEFVINFELSNIAETYVHRIGRTGRAGAKGTAYSFCDAEEKEYLRDIEKLIGKKIPVVENHPFPLMDHHPVKKPKQQRNNFNHQKQASSVKPNVRHTTHPHTAMKNNNKQRFGKQNVSPR from the coding sequence ATGTCATTTCAATCATTAAACATTATTGAACCTATTCTTAAATCATTACAACAGGAAGGTTATAAAACACCCACGCCCATTCAGAAAGAATCCATTCCTGTTATATTGCAGGGCACCGATCTGCTGGGTTGCGCACAAACAGGCACAGGCAAAACTGCTGCATTCACAATTCCAATTTTACAGTTATTATTTGCTTCAAAAACATTCAACAAAAAAAGGAAGATAAGAAGTTTGATTGTAACACCAACCCGCGAACTTGCAATCCAGATAAATGAAAGTATACAGGCATACGGCCGATTTACAGGCTTAACAAGCACTGTAGTTTTTGGCGGTGTAAATCAAAATCCGCAAACAGCTTCATTGAAACAGGGCGTAGACATTCTGGTGGCAACACCCGGTCGCTTACTCGATTTGATGAACCAGGGATTTGTATCATTACATGATATTGAAATTTTTGTACTTGATGAAGCCGATCGTATGCTGGATATGGGTTTTATAAATGATGTAAAAAGAATAATAGCAGCGCTGCCTCGCAAACGTCAGACACTTTTTTTCTCGGCTACCATGCCCGCCGAAATTGTAAAACTTTCTAATTCCATTTTGAATCATCCTTTCAGAATTGATATTACACCCTCTGCTCCTACTGTCGATATTATCAAGCAAAATGTATTTTTTGTTGACAAAGGAAATAAAAATGCTTTGCTTTTACACTTACTGAAAGATTCAACTATTAAGACCGCTTTGGTTTTTACACGAACCAAACATGGCGCCGACAAGGTGGTAAAAATACTGGATAAGAATAAAATCAAAGCTGAAGCCATCCATGGCAATAAATCACAGGGAGCACGCCAGCGGGCTTTAGCAAATTTCAAAGAACAAACGACAAGAGTATTAGTGGCAACAGATATCGCTTCACGCGGAATTGATGTAGAAGACATGGAATTCGTCATCAATTTTGAACTTTCCAATATTGCCGAAACATATGTGCACCGTATTGGACGAACAGGCAGAGCCGGCGCAAAAGGAACGGCTTATTCATTTTGCGATGCCGAAGAAAAAGAGTATTTACGCGACATTGAAAAACTGATAGGAAAAAAAATCCCTGTAGTTGAAAATCATCCCTTTCCTTTGATGGATCATCACCCGGTAAAAAAACCGAAACAACAACGAAATAATTTCAATCATCAAAAGCAGGCATCATCAGTAAAGCCAAACGTAAGGCATACTACGCATCCACATACAGCAATGAAAAACAACAATAAACAAAGATTCGGGAAACAAAATGTTTCGCCACGATAA
- a CDS encoding cold shock domain-containing protein — protein MNKGTVKFFNETKGFGFIKDAESGKEYFVHSSGLKDRIRENDEVTFELQQGKKDLNAVNVRLA, from the coding sequence ATGAACAAAGGAACAGTAAAATTTTTTAATGAAACCAAAGGTTTTGGATTCATTAAAGACGCAGAATCAGGAAAAGAATATTTCGTACATTCTTCAGGTTTAAAAGACCGCATCAGAGAAAATGATGAAGTTACTTTTGAACTGCAACAAGGAAAAAAAGATTTAAATGCTGTAAATGTTAGACTAGCATAG